In the genome of Tannockella kyphosi, one region contains:
- a CDS encoding family 1 glycosylhydrolase: MNKFKEGFLWGGGLAAHQCEGAYNIGGKGLSIADVKNVEVNGVAREYTDGLLDGVYYPSHDAIDFYHNYKEDLALFHEMGFKCLRTSIAWTRIYPNGDELEPNAEGLQFYREFFEECKRLNIELIITLFHADTPFYMYKTYGSWSNKKYIECFERYAKTVISEYKGLVKYWLTFNEINGLPYLPGQSLNSVRDNKSDLYQAAHNQLVCSAIAVKYAHEIDKDCKVGCMLLYPTAYAYSCSPEDNFELMKFKQGMNFFADCHVHGKYTPNMLKILENANAKIEVTEEEKEILLAGKVDYIAFSYYNSTVRGSSPEQLKATGGNIIRGIKNPYLPSTSWGWQIDPIGLRIGLNELYDKYQLPLMIVENGLGAEDVVNENGEIIDDYRIDYLRQHISAIGDAICEDGVDVIAYTSWGPIDIVSAGTGQMSKRYGYIYVDRDNEGNGTMKRSKKKSFDWYKHVIETNGREL; the protein is encoded by the coding sequence ATGAATAAATTTAAAGAAGGTTTCCTTTGGGGTGGCGGTTTAGCTGCACATCAGTGCGAGGGGGCATATAACATTGGAGGAAAAGGGTTAAGTATTGCTGATGTAAAAAATGTAGAGGTCAATGGGGTTGCGAGAGAATATACAGATGGACTTTTAGACGGGGTATACTACCCAAGTCATGATGCTATTGATTTTTATCATAATTATAAGGAAGATTTAGCATTATTTCATGAAATGGGATTTAAGTGTTTGAGAACTTCAATTGCATGGACTAGAATTTATCCTAACGGAGATGAATTAGAACCAAATGCTGAGGGTTTACAATTTTATAGAGAATTTTTCGAAGAATGTAAAAGGTTAAATATTGAGCTGATTATTACTTTATTTCATGCAGACACACCGTTCTATATGTATAAAACTTACGGATCTTGGTCTAACAAAAAATATATAGAATGTTTTGAAAGATATGCAAAAACTGTAATATCTGAATATAAAGGATTGGTTAAATATTGGCTAACATTTAATGAAATAAATGGACTTCCTTATTTACCAGGACAAAGCTTAAATTCAGTTAGAGATAACAAGTCAGATTTATATCAAGCTGCTCATAATCAATTAGTTTGTTCAGCTATCGCTGTCAAGTATGCTCATGAGATTGATAAGGATTGTAAAGTGGGATGTATGTTGCTTTATCCTACGGCATATGCCTACAGCTGTAGTCCTGAAGATAATTTTGAACTTATGAAATTCAAACAAGGTATGAATTTCTTTGCTGATTGTCATGTACATGGGAAATATACACCGAACATGCTAAAAATCTTAGAAAATGCGAATGCAAAGATTGAAGTTACAGAAGAAGAAAAAGAAATATTATTAGCAGGGAAAGTAGATTATATTGCGTTTAGTTATTATAATTCAACTGTTCGTGGGTCTAGTCCTGAACAGTTGAAAGCGACAGGAGGTAATATAATTAGAGGAATAAAAAATCCGTATTTACCATCAACTTCTTGGGGTTGGCAAATTGATCCTATTGGATTAAGAATTGGTTTAAATGAATTATATGATAAATATCAACTTCCGTTGATGATTGTAGAAAATGGACTTGGTGCTGAAGATGTAGTTAACGAAAATGGAGAAATCATAGATGACTATAGAATTGATTACTTAAGACAGCATATTAGTGCAATTGGAGATGCAATTTGTGAAGATGGTGTTGATGTAATTGCCTATACTTCTTGGGGTCCAATAGACATTGTATCTGCAGGGACAGGTCAAATGTCTAAACGCTATGGTTATATTTATGTAGATAGAGACAATGAAGGAAATGGGACTATGAAACGTAGCAAGAAAAAATCTTTTGACTGGTATAAGCATGTCATAGAAACTAATGGTAGAGAATTATAA
- a CDS encoding IS3 family transposase — protein sequence MFSQSYQAYSYRRIHGELSNKKISISEKVVRKIMKEEV from the coding sequence ATGTTTTCACAATCCTATCAAGCATACAGTTATCGTAGAATTCATGGTGAATTATCAAACAAGAAAATTAGTATATCTGAAAAGGTTGTACGTAAAATTATGAAAGAGGAAGTCTAA